A stretch of the Prochlorococcus marinus str. MIT 0918 genome encodes the following:
- a CDS encoding MlaD family protein: MRRSFRDAIVGFSLVGGVVIFSGLTLWLKGIKLTSKTWSLTASFNDASGLSQGTPVTFRGIQVGSVKKITFGQNNVMAKVSINNPDLILFQPVFAKIQTSSLLGGDAEIALISKGSQIKSLSFSPKKDNCSSELIVCDGDSIEGRELQDISKLTGEINKFLNEAENKEIIEKVVTSIEQFDSTQANLDELIQLSKLELKKTRPIIKDLKKSVSHINNILGSIDDPEVLKDVKASTASIQSFTAKLDKISDKVDELVNDEDLTNAFKDAAIGIGKLFNDIYK, encoded by the coding sequence ATGCGGCGAAGCTTTCGTGATGCCATTGTTGGATTTTCCCTTGTAGGAGGAGTTGTCATTTTTTCAGGACTAACTCTTTGGCTAAAAGGGATCAAACTAACATCAAAGACCTGGTCTTTAACAGCTAGTTTCAATGATGCCAGTGGTTTATCCCAAGGCACTCCAGTAACTTTTAGAGGTATACAAGTAGGATCTGTCAAAAAAATAACTTTTGGGCAAAACAATGTAATGGCTAAAGTTTCTATCAACAATCCTGATCTGATTTTATTTCAACCTGTTTTTGCAAAGATTCAAACCAGCTCACTTCTTGGAGGGGATGCAGAAATAGCCTTAATAAGTAAAGGTTCGCAAATTAAAAGTCTTAGTTTTTCGCCAAAAAAAGACAATTGTTCATCAGAGTTAATTGTTTGTGATGGAGATTCCATCGAAGGGAGAGAATTGCAAGATATTTCTAAACTAACTGGAGAAATAAATAAGTTTCTTAATGAAGCTGAAAACAAAGAAATCATAGAGAAAGTTGTGACTTCTATAGAACAATTTGACTCAACTCAAGCAAACCTTGATGAATTAATACAATTGTCAAAATTAGAATTAAAAAAGACTCGTCCAATTATCAAAGATCTGAAAAAAAGTGTTTCACACATAAATAATATTTTAGGTTCAATCGACGATCCTGAAGTACTTAAAGATGTCAAGGCTAGTACAGCATCCATACAATCATTCACTGCAAAGCTTGATAAAATAAGTGACAAAGTTGATGAGCTCGTGAATGATGAAGATTTGACTAATGCTTTTAAAGATGCTGCAATTGGGATAGGTAAACTATTTAATGATATTTACAAATAA